One part of the Hirundo rustica isolate bHirRus1 chromosome 11, bHirRus1.pri.v3, whole genome shotgun sequence genome encodes these proteins:
- the LPCAT2 gene encoding lysophosphatidylcholine acyltransferase 2, whose translation MAAGMAPRVLPLPRQQSFSPPPVPNPFVHPGRLSAGDKLRTVLQGIILLPVRAICIIFILLLAWLSASIATCCQTGRGFLPLKGWRRRMIQTTLSGLTRAAYFVMGFQVKVKGKVASLPEAPIFVAAPHSSFFDAIICALTGMPSIVSRAENLSTPVFGTILSSLQPVAVSRQDPDSRKNTVAEITRRALSRGQWPQILIFPEGTCTNRSCLITFKQGAFVPRVPVQPVLLRYPNKLDTVTWTWQGYSFKELCVMTLCQIFTRLEVEFLPVHVPTEEEKNDPILFANRVRQTMANALNVPITDHTFEDCRLMISAGQLTLPMEAGLVEFTKISKKLNLKWNHVREQLDTFAAIASASKGGRIGIEEFAEYLKLPISDVLKELFLLFDRNGDGTIDFREYVIGLSILCNPANTEETIRMAFKLFDMDDDGTITEDEFASIIQSALGLPELDVSLLFREIDADETGKLSYEEFKNFALKHPEYASLFTTYLDLQRHQLGVFEEHDTEPPKGKHSPVRSTALVSETTPLARNKVCPEGNEEDSSSTSDKKDD comes from the exons ATGGCGGCGGGGATGGCGCCGCGGGTGCTGCCGCTGCCCAGGCAGCAGTCCTTCAGCCCGCCCCCCGTCCCCAACCCCTTCGTGCACCCGGGCCGCCTCAGCGCCGGCGACAAGCTGCGG ACTGTTCTCCAGGGGATTATTTTGCTTCCCGTCCGTGCCATATGCATTATATTCATTTTACTGCTAGCTTGGCTGTCTGCATCAATCGCAACTTGCTGTCAGACTGGAAGAGGATTTCTGCCGCTGAAAGGATGGAGAAG GAGGATGATCCAGACAACGCTCTCCGGCCTGACCCGTGCTGCGTACTTCGTGATGGGATTCCAAGTTAAAGTGAAGGGGAAAGTAGCGAGTCTCCCAGAAGCCCCAATCTTTGTCGCTGCTCCTCATTCAAGCTTTTTTGATGCCATTATTTGTGCCCTGACTGGAATGCCGTCAATAGTGTCTAGAGCAGAGAATTTGTCAACTCCAGTATTTGGCA CAATTTTAAGTTCCCTTCAGCCTGTGGCAGTTTCTCGTCAAGACCCTGATTCACGGAAGAACACAGTGGCTGAGATAACTAGGAGGGCATTATCAAGAGGCCAGTGGCCACAG ATACTGATTTTCCCAGAAGGCACCTGCACAAACCGATCCTGCCTGATCACGTTTAAACAAG GTGCCTTTGTTCCACGAGTCCCTGTCCAACCTGTGTTACTCCGATACCCCAACAAGCTG gaTACTGTGACCTGGACATGGCAGGGCTATTCATT TAAAGAGCTATGTGTAATGACACTGTGTCAGATCTTCACAAGATTAGAAGTTGAG tttctgcctgttCATGTTCCtactgaggaagaaaagaatgatCCAATTCTTTTTGCCAACAGGGTCCGACAAACCATGGCAAA tgctttgaATGTGCCAATCACTGATCACACCTTTGAAGATTGCAGGCTGATGATTTCAGCAGGACAGTTGACTTTACCCATGGAAGCTGGGCTGGTGGAGTTCACCAAAATTAGCAAGAAACTCAA CCTAAAATGGAATCATGTCAGAGAGCAGTTGGATACTTTTGCTGCTATTGCAAGTGCTTCCAAAGGGGGAAGAATTGGAATTGAGGAGTTTGCTGAGTACTTGAAGCTGCCTATTTCAGATGTCCTCAAAGAGCTGTTTCTACTTTTTGACAGG AATGGAGATGGCACCATCGACTTCAGAGAGTATGTAATTGGTTTGTCTATTCTTTGTAACCCAGCCAACACAGAGGAGACTATTCGGATGGCATTTAAG CTCTTTGACATGGATGATGACGGCACTATAACAGAAGATGAGTTTGCTTCAATCATTCAGTCAGCACTGGGGCTGCCTGAGCTTGATGTTTCTTTGCTCTTTAGAGAAATAGATGCAGATGAAACTGGGAAGCTCTCCTATG agGAGTTCAAGAACTTTGCACTCAAGCATCCAGAATATGCCTCGTTGTTTACTACATACTTAGACCTACAGAGACACCAGTTAGGTGTATTTGAGGAGCATGACACTGAGCCACCCAAAGGCAAACACAGCCCAGTTAGGAGCACAGCCCTGGTCTCAGAAACAACACCACTTGCAAGAAATAAAGTCTGTCCTGAAGGCAATGAAGAAGATAGCTCAAGTACCTCTGACAAAAAGGATGACTGA
- the CAPNS2 gene encoding calpain small subunit 2 codes for MFLAKALLSGGSGSSRGGSLARGLGGLLTGGGGAGNIGGLVGGLVNLISEAAAQYNPEPPPPPRNHFTNVEAQESDEVRQFRRLFAQLAGDDMEVCATELRDILNKVLSRHQDLKTDGFSLDTCRSMVAVMDSDASGKLGFEEFKYLWNNIKKWQCVYKQYDTDRSGTVGRAQLPNALKAAGFHLNEQLCQVIVRRYADDNGSMDFNSFISCLVRLDSMFRAFKSLDRDGSGHIKVTIEDWLQLTMYS; via the coding sequence ATGTTCCTTGCTAAAGCTTTGCTGAGCGGAGGAAGTGGTAGTAGTCGTGGAGGAAGCCTTGCACGTGGCCTTGGAGGGCTCCTAACAGGAGGTGGAGGTGCAGGGAATATTGGAGGACTTGTTGGAGGTCTCGTCAATCTTATAAGTGAAGCGGCAGCTCAGTATAATCCAGAGCCACCTCCACCTCCTCGCAATCACTTTACAAATGTGGAAGCTCAGGAGAGTGATGAGGTCAGACAGTTCCGTCGCCTGTTTGCCCAGCTGGCTGGAGATGATATGGAAGTGTGTGCCACAGAGCTGAGGGACATCCTGAACAAAGTCCTTTCCAGGCACCAAGACTTGAAGACGGATGGCTTCAGCTTGGACACCTGCCGTAGCATGGTCGCCGTGATGGACAGCGACGCAAGCGGCAAACTGGGCTTTGAGGAGTTCAAGTATCTGTGGAACAACATCAAGAAGTGGCAGTGTGTGTACAAGCAGTATGATACCGATCGGTCAGGCACTGTTGGGAGAGCCCAGCTGCCAAACGCCTTGAAGGCTGCGGGGTTCCACCTGAACgagcagctgtgccaggtgaTCGTGCGCAGATACGCCGACGACAACGGCAGCATGGATTTCAACAGCTTCATCAGCTGCCTGGTGCGGCTGGACAGCATGTTCAGGGCCTTCAAGTCCCTGGACCGAGATGGAAGTGGGCACATCAAAGTGACCATTGAAGACTGGCTGCAGCTGACCATGTATTCATGA